A genomic region of Trifolium pratense cultivar HEN17-A07 linkage group LG3, ARS_RC_1.1, whole genome shotgun sequence contains the following coding sequences:
- the LOC123912729 gene encoding uncharacterized protein LOC123912729, with product MKTKVLKDEKIILAPYNVGIHWVLFVINPDAEVIYFLDPLGGEPSDHGSIKTKFENAIQIYRAWSENKISKSKKDKIKWNKIKCPRQRNTIDYGYFIMRFMKEVIMEYPNKIPDNYFSRHRHSTYSKEKLDEVKEEWATHMVEDVINDAKRLQK from the exons ATGAAAACTAAGGTGTTGAAGGATGAAAAGATAATTCTTGCACCTTATAATGTTGG GATTCATTGGGTTTTGTTTGTCATCAATCCCGATGCTGaggttatatattttttggatcCGCTCGGTGGAGAACCTTCAGATCATGGAAGTATAAAAACAAAGTTTGAAAA TGCAATTCAAATCTACCGTGCCTGGTCTGAAAATAAAATCTCCAAGTCaaagaaagataaaatcaaATGGAATAAAATAAAG TGTCCTCGTCAAAGAAATACTATTGACTACGGATATTTTATCATGAGATTTATGAAAGAAGTTATCATGGAATATCCAAATAAGATTCCTGATAAT TACTTTTCTCGCCATAGACATTCTACATACTCTAAAGAGAAGCTAGATGAGGTGAAGGAGGAGTGGGCTACCCATATGGTTGAAGATGTTATCAATGATGCAAAGAGGCTGCAAAAATAA